The stretch of DNA caggtaagctgggaattgttcactctgaagagcaaatagttcataactccataaatcctactacttcaagcttagttgagaagataagagaaagtgattccacttcctcaagttatacttcacaacaaaatgaaccagcaagaacaacaattaacaaacgaataagcagaaatgctttagtcttcgaatcatgtgtgttagagaatgataaatccatttggattcttgattctgggtctacaaaccatgtaagttgttcatttcaattgcttgagaattggaattatttgaaatccgaagagttgaaacttaaagttggtaatggcgaaatggtttcggttagagctagaggaaaagccaaactcaagtttcaaaacagaattttggaattagacaatgtcttatacattccaaatttcagtagaaacttggtttctgtttcatgcttacaattgcaacaatacaaattagatttttcgaattctggttctaccatttctcgaaatgatattcagatttgtgttgcatccatggaataggggctttatgttcttagaccagaaacaccatttgcccttcATAACGAACTTTTCAAAGTAGCTAAAcgtagaaaccacaaaaagcaaaagatcgctaatgataatgaaacatatctatggcatttacgtttaggtcatataggctttgatagactcaataggctaaccaaagacggtccattgaaaaatgtcgtcttaggtgaactgccaatatgcgagtcttgcctagaaggaaaaatgactaaacgttctttctctgcaaagggagagcgtgccaaacaacccctagggttagtacatcccgatgtctgcggacctttgaatgtcaaagcccgaggcagttatgagtactttgtcactttcattgacgattactctagatatggacatctttaccttatgcataagaaatctgaaacattcgcaaaatttcaggaatttcacgcattggctcaaaaccaattaggtaaaacattaaagatcttgcgaactgataggggtggagaatatatggatatgcagttcaaagatcatttaattgaacttggaattgaatcccaattaaccgcccctagcactccacagaaaAATGGaattgcagaaagacggaatcgcacgcttttggaaatggttaggtccatgcttagtttttcaactctacctacgtccttttggggatatgcaattcagatggcaaccgacattttaaatgttgttccatctaaatcaatccctaagacacccttagaactatggattggtcgtacacctagtttacgccattacagaatctgggggtgccctgctcatgtcttaagaaagaaagacggcaaacttgaatcacgatttgaagtttgcatgtttgtcggtaattctaaagagactaggggtggactattttatagtcgcaaggatgataaagtgtttgtttctacaaacacaactttccttgaagatgactatattaagaatttcaaatcacaaagtaaagtagtgttggaggaaatgctttcagatataagtccttccaatgttccgttctcttccacacgtgaagaggacaatcccactccctcagttgaaccaactgagaaatctactactgaagtttctgttcagaagatcaccgcacctcgtcgtagtgggagggtttcaacaaaacctgctcgttatggcttggatggtgaaatcaatatggtcgtaggtgacggtattgaagacgatccattaacctataaacaggcaatggctagtccgcaacggaaacgatggtcggccggcatggattccatgaaaaagaacaaagtctgggaatatgtagacgcacctgacgactatcatccgataggatgcaagtgggtttacaagaagaaaagaggagctggaggcgaagtcgaaacttttaaagctagacttgtagccaagggttatacccaaagagaaggcgtggactatgaggaaacttttagtcctgttgccatgctcaaatccatccgaattcttctctccatagctgctgctttcgattatgaaatctggcaaatggatgtcaagactgccttccttaatggggtacttgaagaaaccatctatatggagcaaccagaaggttatgttcttcctgggcaggaaaagaaggtttgcaaattaaataggtctatctatggacttaagcaagcttctcgctcatggaacaaaaggtttgatgaaatcatcaagacctacggctttcttcagaatgaagatgaaccttgtgtttaccaactcaaggaagaccaagtagtagtattcctggtcctttatgttgatgacattttgattattggaaacaatgtcaagaaaatgactcacatcaaggaatggctcaacactcaattcgatatgaaagatttgggtgaagcagcctatgttcttggtattcagattatcagaaaccggaagaacagatctcttgctctctctcaaacaacctacatagacaaagtcttagagagattctccatgaataaCACCAATGGGgaaaatatgccttctagatatggtattcgtctatctaaggaacagtctccgactgatcctcaagagatagaggacatggcgaaaattccctatgcctctgcagttggaagtctaatgtatgcaatgttatgcactagacctgacatctgttatgcagtgggaatcgtgagcaagtatcagtctaatccaggacatgaacattggaatgcagttaagtatattctgaaatacttgaagagtacaaggaatcttttgttagtctacaagggtggtgctttaaatcccataggctacactgattcagatttccaggcaagtcttgaagacaggaaatctacatctgggatggtgtttactcttgggggtggagcagtggtttggagaagtgctaaacaaaccgcgatatcggactcaactatggaagctgaatacatagctgcggccgaagctgctaaagaacttgtctggctaagaaagttcttcaccagtataggtgttgttcctggaatggaaaagcctctggtcttactttgtgataacaatggagcaatagcaaacagtaaagaacctcgaagccacaagagaagcaaacacattgaaaggaagtatcacattatcagagaatgcgtggcaagaggggatgtactagttgagaaagttgacacagaggacaacctagttgatccatttaccaaagtcctggccgtgacagcctttgaaaagcaccgtcagaatttaggattaattgatatgtactaattagttttatattagtgcaagtgggagtttgttaggttttatgccctaaaaaaaactccatttcaatgtaatctattttattcaacatcaataaagaaacagacgTATTTTGTAtccatttgtgtatgttttggttcactttatcaattgcttatctatttaatttataaatttatcttaaacccttttcacatacttgatcctgtttattgtgttgtcatcacattggaaagtaaacatgactatgtgaataaagtttcctagatttatcagacacaaggttttactgatatgataatctacaacaagagtttacttgcatttggagaaatgctatgttctttccagaacattggttaaagtaaagctcaggttggatgcatggagtatgcatcggaagggaccgatattgaactttgacttagatttaattaaacttaccgtaaaatctattcaagtcaatatcgccaagttgatcctagatcaaatgttcttaatcctgttatgattaggctcaatcttgaaaggctattcatgttctttgatttgttagttaagcctacttttaggtcagggtgatacgtacattttgggaacacgatagtgcaattgagtgggagcgctagcataaacatggaatctatagcttctatctggcgaatagtaagcaaaggatgatctccttcgagcttgaccaaacgaacataaatggtggagtactcatttcacataagctgaaatatcatttatacggggtcaagtgttttaaggataaaatacatagtagggtgttacggtaatctaatccatttacagtgtagatcattcatatagaggatcattgatcaaattaggattataacaatggataactaatgatgcgtctatatggtggaacatatagagcattctatatactgagagtgcaattctaagttctatgcgtggattcaacgaagaattaataagttagtgaattttagtgctaaattcttgatctacttattggaagctcggttatatagacccatggtctccgcactagttgagataatattgcttgtaagactcatgtaattggttttgattaatcaattataattcacaaattagacaatgtctatttgtgaaatttttactaagtaagggagaaattgtaaagaaagagtgattaggggcatatttgttaattatgatactttgtatggttcaattaataaatatgataaatgacaatattatttaataattatttatagttattaaataattagaattggcatttaaatggttgaattaggaaattggcatttttgagaaaatgagatacaaaagtgttaaaattacaaaattgcaaaaagcaaggcccaaatccatcaagccatggccggccacttttgtacgcattttaaactgatattttcattattttaatgccaaataattcaaacctaaccctagtggaatgctataaatagatagtgaaggcttcaggaaaattacacttctgaatcagaaaaacctgagccttctctctcttccttggccgccaccctctctctctctctctctctctctctctctcttcttccttcatatttcgaacttaccttagtgattagagtagtgcccacacacagcaagcaatacctcaatcatagtgaggaagatcgtgaagaaagatcatcagcaaaggagtttcagcatccaggattcagagaaagagatccaggttcagatcttgataatactctgctacagaaaggatacaagggttagagatctgaacggaaggagtcatttaattccgctacacccaatgtaaggtttcttaaactttatacgtgtttatttcatcgttttagaaagttcatatttagggtgttaataaacatacttgtgagtagatctaagatcctggtaaaataaattccaacagagcGGTGGCCCCTCGACTGAAGAATTGACTACACTATGTGAGTCTGATCGGATATTGCGGGACTACCTCAATAATGCCAAACGGGTCACTTTCAAAACCCTTTGGCTAGCTTTTGAGGCGTGCGATGTGGCCGACAACGTGTACAAGCCGGGGCTGTGTGCATTTGTTGAAGGTGTGCTACTATCAAGGGCTGAGGGTGTTTATGTATGGTCGGATATGGTGAAGTTAGTAGAAAACGAGGAGAAGTTCTTCGAATATCCGTGGGGCCTTCTTTCATATCAGAAGTTGTTGTCATCCACAGCCAAAAGTATGACTGACCTGAGGAAGAACTACCTTGATAAATCTACTAAGGAtaagaagaaagggaagaagGAGAAAAAAATTACTCAACCAGAGGCGAAGTACAATGTCTACGGATATGCACCGGCGCTACAATACTAGGCCTTTGAGGTGATGTAAGATTTGGGGAAGAAGTACGGGCAGTGAAGAGGGACTAGATTCCCTCGAATGTTGAATTGGAGCACCCCCAACACGGTTACGAAACATGATGTGAAGCAACTTGATGTCGCTACACTATTTGAGAAAAGGGTATGTCAATCTGACTTTCTTTGTTGTTTTGGTATTTGTTTTGCTAAACTGTGATTTTCAACGATTTTATGCGATTTCAATGCGATTTTTCTGtgatttaaacatgttttttCATTTACCTCTGTTACATTTTGCGAGTCTATGCGATTTCaatgcgatttttgtgcgatttaGACATTTTTTCATTTGCCACTTTTTTATTTTGCGAGTTTATGCGATTTCaatgcgatttttgtgcgatttaGACATTTTTTCATTTGCCACTGTTTTATTTTGCGAGTTTATGCGATTTTcgtgcgatttttgtgcgattttACTATGCTGAATACGGCTCTGCTATTTTCTGCGATTTTATGCGACATATATGCGATATTTGTGCGACTTTACTATGTTGTATACCAACCTGATCTTTTCTGCAATTTTATGCGACGTGTATGCGATGTTTGTgcgataattaatatttttttcatttttttttcagatgGTTGTTCTTCAAATTTTGTATCCTCGGAATTGGGAGGTGGACTATTGGAAGAGCAATTGTGAGGGTGATGTCCCCACGGTGGAAATGGGGTTGGATGAGGTCGAAGAAACGCAAGTCGGGGCGCAAGATTCGACCGCATTCCagacccaagccgaacgggtgGCAGATTATGTGAAAAGGTCTAAAATTATTCCACCATCCCCACCCAAAGAAACACCAGACGCCTCCACATCTGCCACTGTGCCCCCAACGCTTGCCACTGTGCCCCCAAGCTCTGCTCCAGCCAATGACTCCGACTACCTCTTGTTGGCTAAGAGATTGGAGAAGGTAGAAGCGCAACAACTTGCGATTCTCACTGCCCAGACTGAGATGAAGGCTGACTTCAAGAGAAGTCAGAAAGAGATGAAGAATCTTATCATGGATCAAATTGCGACCGTGATAAGTTTGTTACAGAAGCAGCCTTCGGAGCCGACACAACCATCAGGGCCGGCACATCAATCAGACCCCACACATCCATCAGACACGGCAGAGCCATTACAGACGGTACATCCATCACCGCCGacatatgatgatgatgatgatgtctaCCCAGAAGATTGGCAACCTGACGTATGTGACGTTCCTGCTACTCCTGCAAACGCCATTGTCATTTCGCTGGGTGATAGAAAATCTCAGGATGTGGAAGAGTTGCAGGGGCCACCAGCTGAGGTGGAGTTCTGCAGGGTTAGGCGAAAGCGGAAGCCAGTTTTCTTGAATGACTACACAGCTGGGAAGAAGAAACAACGACATGGGCCCGTGGTAGTAGACACACTGAAACCGGCGGACTCCCGGCTGTTAAAATTTTTCCAGAAGTGGATCACTTATGCTAGGGACAACGACCGTCCTAGGGATGTTCACACTGGCAAAGCCACTAGATCCTGGTTCGTGAAATTGATGGTGCTGAACGAATGGCTCGACGATGCTGTAAGTTATTTCTTAACagaattaatttattgtgtttttaaatGTTTGTGCGACTTATATGCGATTTATATGCGATGTTTGCACTTTATGTTTAATCTGTGTATGCGACTTTTATGCGATTTATGTGCGATGTGTGTGCGATTATTCACTAATTTTAGGTATTTTTTTGCGACTTATGTGCGATAAACTTACGATGTTTGTGCAATTTTTGAAACAATTTTGGTAATTTCTTTGTGCGATTTCCTGCGATATTTGTGCGACTTTTATGCGATAGCTGTCTTACTGTTTTCTTTTGGAACACAGCAACTTGATGCCATGGCACACTTATTGAGAAGAAGACGGACCCTGTACCCAGAAGTCTACACTCGAAAAGGTGTAGTTTTGGACACATCTGCTCCACAGATCTTTGCCATGTATTGGAATTTCTATGAGGGTGACAAGAGCAAGATGAAATGGGATGAGGGCGTTATGAATTACGTGCAGGGGATACCGCACAGATACTTGCCATGTTGGGAGAACCAGGATTACATATACTTTGTGTTGCACCTTCCCAAAGAGCGCCACTGGGTGGCAGTTGAGGTGGATATTGACAACTGGGAGATCATTGTATATGATTTTGATATTGGTGGCATCGTTGAGGCAGCCATGGAGTCATATTTGAAGCCTTACAGCGAGCTATTTGCGAATCTAATTCGAGCTAGCGGTTATTTCCCATACAACAATTATGTACATCCGGTGAACTTGGGCGATCTCAGTCAGTTCCTACCCCTACATTATAGACGAGTTATCTCTGAGGTTGCACCACAAACGAAGAGCAGgtgaatctcttttttttttgtatattttgagtaatttatttaattttgcacTCCATTATGAATTATTTAACTTAATTGTTGCTAATATTTAGTAATTTAGTGGCAATTGTGGAGTGTATGCCATGGAGCACATTGAGCACTTGATGCTGGACCGGTCGTTGGAGCATGTTCATGATGGTAACATGCTCACCTTTAGACATAGGTGGTGTGTGGACTTATTTTACCAGAACTTAACATGGTAGTTTTTTGTAGGTTTTTGTAATGTTATTCTTATACACATAAACTCcccttttgtaattgtattataatctcaccaaaattatatataacaagtaAATTTAAAGCTATTTAAATTGTTGCTCGTataaatttctttatttttttaatttttgataaatacCTGTCTTATAACGGTAACTATGGGTAATGATGACATCTTGGAAAATGATTCTAGTAGGAATCGCATTAAAATCGCACATTAATCGCATAATATCGCCAAAAAATACAGAaccaaacaaactaaaaaatcaagATCCTGTCAGTTAACATCGCACAGTAATCGCATAATATCGCCAAAAAATACAGAACCAAGCAAACTAAAAAATCAAGATCCTGTCAGCTAACATCGCACTAAAATCGCACAATAATCGCATAATATAGCCAAAAAATACAGAacaaaacaaactaaaaaatcaagATCCTGTCAGTTAAAATCGCACAGTAATCGCATAATGTCGCCTAAAAGTCGGTAAATAAACCAAAAAAGTATTAATCTAGGAGAAAATTGCACAATATCCAACAACCAGCAATACAACACATattcatttaaatattagagAAATGGTTCAAACTCGAGCTTTGCATGTAGCTCTGTTGTGCCCTGAACCGTGACATAGCGAACAATGACGAGGTTCCACTACCACCTGACCACTAGACGGTCGACGCTTCGTCGGTCTTCTACCTGCATTGCTCTTCCTAGGCCGACCTACTGGTTTTTTCTCCACTGGTACCCCGATTCTTATGTTCTTGATATGTTCCGGTAGTACCCACTCATCCTCCTCGCCAACAATATTAATTGGGGCATCGTAGATCTTCTTCCACGTTTCTTTAGTGTAATATGGAGAGCAAAGTGTGTACACGCTCACATTCTGACTAACTGCTACGGCACATGCATGGGGACAAGGGATTTTGAGTGTTTGGAAAAGTCCGCAAGTGCATGTTCTCTCCACTAagttcacatcaccacctctctCACCTTGAGGACTCGTACCAACGTTGAACAATTGGGCACCATTACGAAGGACACTCCTGAACATACCATCTTTGTGTTGATCCTTTAAATCATTTTCAAAAGTAGTAGCCAAAGGAGTAGCGCACTTACTAGCCTTTTCGAGACGAGAAGCAAACCAATTTTGAAGTGTGAACCTGATGAAGTCAACCAAAATAGTTACTGGATATTTTCTGAATTCTTCTGTCACCTTGTTGAAGCTTTCGGCAGCGTTGCTTGTCATTATGTTGTACCGATCGCCTGGACAATAAGGACGAGCCCACTTTTCAAACCCTATTTGCTCGACGTATGTAGCAATGGCAGGGTCCATCTGTTTCAGCACCTCAAAATGCCTATCACATTCCGTCTTGTTCCATGCGTAAGCTGCAAGCCATATTTGTTGGTTGCATACATCAGTCTTAAACTTGTGAACGACATTCATAGTAATATGCTTGAAGCATGCACAGTGGCATGCTTCTAGGAAAACAACATCAATAGCatgttcaatgctttgatgcctatccgataTGAACATAAGATTTTCAACCTCACCAATGGCTTCCTTAACTTCCGTAAGAAATACTTCTAAGAGTCATGATTCTCACTGTCAACAATTGCAAAGGCTACCGGAAACAATTGGTTGTTTGCATCGTACGCAACAGCAACTAACAGTGTTCCTCCatacttcgtcttcaagaatGTTCCGTCGATACTAATCACAGGACGACAAAACTTAAATCCCTTCCTACAAGCATCGAGTGACCAgaaacagtacttgaaccgGTTATCCTTGCTGACAATGTCAGTAATAGTGcctggattcttctgttccagcatgTAGAAGTAACCATATAATTTCGTATAAGATTCTGCTGGAGTACCCCTCTTGTACATAACTGCCTTCTCTCTGCatctccaagctttctcataACTCATCTTGATGCCATATTCATCAAACATatccctctgtatgtcttttGCCTTGTAGTTAGATCCATCTGAtgtgtacttgttcttaataatGTGACCAATGACCCACGGTGC from Cannabis sativa cultivar Pink pepper isolate KNU-18-1 chromosome 2, ASM2916894v1, whole genome shotgun sequence encodes:
- the LOC133034799 gene encoding uncharacterized protein LOC133034799, whose product is MLNWSTPNTVTKHDVKQLDVATLFEKRMVVLQILYPRNWEVDYWKSNCEGDVPTVEMGLDEVEETQVGAQDSTAFQTQAERVADYVKRSKIIPPSPPKETPDASTSATVPPTLATVPPSSAPANDSDYLLLAKRLEKVEAQQLAILTAQTEMKADFKRSQKEMKNLIMDQIATVISLLQKQPSEPTQPSGPAHQSDPTHPSDTAEPLQTVHPSPPTYDDDDDVYPEDWQPDVCDVPATPANAIVISLGDRKSQDVEELQGPPAEVEFCRVRRKRKPVFLNDYTAGKKKQRHGPVVVDTLKPADSRLLKFFQKWITYARDNDRPRDVHTGKATRSWFVKLMVLNEWLDDAQLDAMAHLLRRRRTLYPEVYTRKGVVLDTSAPQIFAMYWNFYEGDKSKMKWDEGVMNYVQGIPHRYLPCWENQDYIYFVLHLPKERHWVAVEVDIDNWEIIVYDFDIGGIVEAAMESYLKPYSELFANLIRASGYFPYNNYVHPVNLGDLSQFLPLHYRRVISEVAPQTKSR
- the LOC133034157 gene encoding uncharacterized protein LOC133034157 is translated as MNVVHKFKTDVCNQQIWLAAYAWNKTECDRHFEVLKQMDPAIATYVEQIGFEKWARPYCPGDRYNIMTSNAAESFNKVTEEFRKYPVTILVDFIRFTLQNWFASRLEKASKCATPLATTFENDLKDQHKDGMFRSVLRNGAQLFNVGTSPQGERGGDVNLVERTCTCGLFQTLKIPCPHACAVAVSQNVSVYTLCSPYYTKETWKKIYDAPINIVGEEDEWVLPEHIKNIRIGVPVEKKPVGRPRKSNAGRRPTKRRPSSGQVVVEPRHCSLCHGSGHNRATCKARV